A window of Amycolatopsis australiensis contains these coding sequences:
- the nuoF gene encoding NADH-quinone oxidoreductase subunit NuoF — MADPITPVLTKRWLSPNSWQIGTYEALEGYTAVRKALAGTPEQLVQLIKDSGLRGRGGAGFPAGVKWSFMPPNFDKPHYLVINADEGEPGTCKDIPLMMADPHSLIEGCIIASYAMRSNHCFIYVRGEALHCIRRLNAAVREAEAAGYLGENILGSGFDLKITVHAGAGAYICGEETALLDSLEGRRGQPRLKPPFPAAAGLYAAPTTVNNVETIASAPYIVNAGSSWFREMGREKSPGPKIYSISGHVEKPGQYECPLGTTLRELLDMAGGMKDGIPLKFWTPGGSSTPMFTAEHLDVPLDFEGAAEAGSMLGTTAVQVFNETVSVPWAVMKWTQFYEHESCGKCTPCREGTYWLAQILERMVEGHGTEEDIETLLDVCDNILGRSFCALGDGAVSPIQSGIKYFRDEFLALCESNKRELVGAQAS; from the coding sequence ATGGCCGATCCCATTACCCCCGTCCTCACGAAGCGCTGGCTGTCGCCGAACTCCTGGCAGATCGGGACGTACGAGGCACTCGAGGGCTACACCGCCGTCCGCAAGGCACTGGCCGGGACGCCGGAGCAGCTCGTCCAGCTGATCAAGGACTCCGGCCTGCGCGGCCGCGGCGGCGCGGGCTTCCCGGCCGGCGTCAAGTGGTCGTTCATGCCGCCGAACTTCGACAAGCCGCACTACCTGGTGATCAACGCCGACGAGGGCGAACCGGGGACGTGCAAGGACATCCCGCTGATGATGGCGGACCCGCACTCGCTCATCGAGGGCTGCATCATCGCCTCGTACGCGATGCGGTCCAACCACTGCTTCATCTACGTCCGCGGGGAAGCGCTCCACTGCATCCGCCGCCTCAACGCGGCCGTGCGCGAAGCCGAAGCGGCGGGCTACCTGGGCGAAAACATCCTCGGCTCCGGCTTCGACCTCAAGATCACCGTCCACGCGGGCGCGGGCGCGTACATCTGCGGCGAAGAAACCGCGCTGCTCGACTCGCTCGAAGGCCGTCGCGGCCAGCCGCGGCTCAAGCCGCCGTTCCCCGCGGCCGCCGGTCTGTACGCGGCGCCGACCACGGTGAACAACGTCGAGACCATCGCCAGCGCGCCCTACATCGTCAACGCCGGTTCCAGCTGGTTCCGCGAGATGGGCCGCGAGAAGTCGCCCGGCCCGAAGATCTACTCGATCTCCGGCCACGTCGAGAAGCCCGGCCAGTACGAGTGCCCGCTCGGCACCACGCTGCGGGAGCTGCTCGACATGGCGGGGGGCATGAAGGACGGCATCCCGCTCAAGTTCTGGACCCCGGGCGGCTCGTCCACCCCGATGTTCACCGCCGAGCACCTCGACGTTCCGCTGGACTTCGAGGGCGCGGCGGAAGCCGGGTCGATGCTGGGCACCACCGCCGTCCAGGTCTTCAACGAGACCGTGTCGGTGCCGTGGGCCGTGATGAAGTGGACGCAGTTCTACGAGCACGAGTCCTGCGGCAAGTGCACGCCGTGCCGCGAAGGCACGTACTGGCTGGCGCAGATCCTCGAGCGGATGGTCGAGGGCCACGGCACCGAGGAGGACATCGAGACTCTCCTCGACGTCTGCGACAACATCCTCGGCCGGTCGTTCTGCGCCCTCGGCGACGGCGCGGTGTCGCCGATCCAGAGCGGCATCAAGTACTTCCGCGACGAATTCCTCGCTCTGTGTGAGAGCAACAAGCGCGAACTGGTGGGAGCGCAGGCATCATGA
- a CDS encoding NADH-quinone oxidoreductase subunit A produces MLTLLTRTETVQLAQEAPSLKPYLPLVLLFVLALAFAVLSVLLGPLVGPSRYNKAKLSAYECGIEPSPQPLVGAGRMPVAYYITAMLFILFDIEMVFLYPFAVQADALGTFGLVEILLFIATVGFAYAYVWRRGGLDWN; encoded by the coding sequence GTGCTGACGTTGCTGACCCGAACCGAGACGGTGCAGCTGGCGCAAGAGGCCCCGAGCCTGAAGCCCTACCTGCCCCTGGTCCTGTTGTTCGTGCTGGCGCTGGCGTTCGCCGTGCTGTCGGTCCTGCTGGGCCCGCTCGTCGGCCCCAGCCGGTACAACAAGGCCAAGCTCTCCGCCTACGAGTGCGGCATCGAGCCGTCGCCGCAGCCGCTCGTCGGCGCCGGGCGGATGCCGGTCGCGTACTACATCACCGCGATGCTGTTCATCCTGTTCGACATCGAGATGGTCTTCCTCTACCCGTTCGCCGTGCAGGCGGACGCGCTGGGCACGTTCGGCCTGGTGGAGATCCTGCTGTTCATCGCGACGGTCGGCTTCGCGTACGCCTACGTGTGGCGGCGCGGCGGCCTGGATTGGAACTAG
- a CDS encoding NADH-quinone oxidoreductase subunit D encodes MSTENLSDVTTGTSTTEAGSDSTDNANYAESRDTTEGRVYTVSGGDWDDVIADAAHDERMVINMGPQHPSTHGVLRLVLEMEGETVTQLRSVIGYLHTGIEKNCEYRTWTQGVTFVTRMDYLAPLSTEMAYCLAVEKLLRVEAPRRAQLLRVMLLEINRIGSHLVYIATGGMELGATTAMTLGFREREEVLHLLEHLTGLRMNHAFIRPGGLAQDMPADYHEKVSEFIKTMKKRLPLYDKLFTGQPIWRNRLKGVGYLPVDACLALGVTGPVLRSAGLPWDLRKTEPYSCYDEFDFDVPVDNGADCWSRYLIRVHEMHESLKIIEQCLEKLEPGPVMVEDKKIAWPAQLSIGSDGMGNSLEHVKKIMGQSMESLIHHFKLVTEGFKVPPGQVYVPVESPRGELGAHLVSDGGTRPLRVHVREPSFVNLQSMPAMAEGGLVADVIAAIASIDPVMGGVDR; translated from the coding sequence GTGAGCACCGAGAACCTTTCCGACGTCACGACCGGCACTTCGACGACCGAGGCCGGCAGCGACAGCACCGACAACGCGAACTACGCCGAGTCGCGTGACACCACCGAAGGCCGCGTCTACACCGTCTCCGGCGGCGACTGGGACGACGTCATCGCCGACGCGGCGCACGACGAGCGCATGGTCATCAACATGGGCCCGCAGCACCCGTCGACGCACGGCGTGCTCCGGCTCGTGCTGGAGATGGAGGGCGAGACCGTCACGCAGCTGCGCTCGGTCATCGGCTACCTGCACACCGGCATCGAGAAGAACTGCGAGTACCGCACCTGGACCCAGGGCGTCACGTTCGTGACGCGCATGGACTACCTGGCGCCGCTGTCCACGGAGATGGCGTACTGCCTCGCGGTCGAGAAGCTGCTGCGCGTCGAGGCCCCGCGCCGCGCCCAGCTGCTGCGCGTGATGCTGCTGGAGATCAACCGGATCGGCTCGCACCTGGTCTACATCGCCACCGGCGGCATGGAGCTCGGCGCCACCACCGCGATGACGCTCGGCTTCCGCGAGCGCGAAGAGGTGCTGCACCTGCTGGAGCACCTGACCGGCCTGCGGATGAACCACGCGTTCATCCGCCCCGGCGGCCTGGCGCAGGACATGCCGGCCGACTACCACGAGAAGGTCAGCGAGTTCATCAAGACGATGAAGAAGCGCCTTCCGCTGTACGACAAGCTGTTCACCGGCCAGCCGATCTGGCGCAACCGGCTCAAGGGCGTGGGCTACCTGCCGGTCGACGCGTGCCTCGCGCTCGGCGTCACCGGTCCCGTGCTCCGGTCCGCCGGCTTGCCGTGGGACCTGCGCAAGACCGAGCCGTACTCCTGCTACGACGAGTTCGACTTCGACGTGCCCGTGGACAACGGCGCCGACTGCTGGTCGCGCTACCTGATCCGGGTGCACGAGATGCACGAGAGCCTCAAGATCATCGAGCAGTGCCTGGAGAAGCTCGAGCCGGGCCCGGTGATGGTCGAGGACAAGAAGATCGCGTGGCCGGCGCAGCTGTCCATCGGCAGCGACGGCATGGGCAACTCGCTCGAGCACGTCAAGAAGATCATGGGCCAGTCGATGGAGTCCCTGATCCACCACTTCAAGCTGGTGACCGAGGGCTTCAAGGTGCCGCCGGGCCAGGTCTACGTGCCGGTGGAGTCGCCGCGCGGCGAGCTGGGCGCGCACCTGGTGTCCGACGGCGGCACCCGGCCGCTGCGGGTCCACGTGCGCGAACCGAGCTTCGTGAACCTGCAGTCGATGCCCGCCATGGCCGAAGGCGGCCTGGTCGCGGACGTGATCGCCGCGATCGCCTCGATCGACCCCGTGATGGGGGGAGTGGACCGATGA
- a CDS encoding glycosyltransferase family 4 protein — translation MTNSVLRVVEHLRERAHDVLIIAPGPGPDSYRGAPVVRIPALDVPGVNSLPIGLPTRTVLNALTAFGPDVVHLASPFVVGARGLAAARRLRVPAIAVYQTDIAGFAAAYGFGIAARAAWRWVRRLHSRADRTLAPSSDAVEQLELHGVPRVHRWARGVDIERFSPAHADPALRAQLAPDGELLVGFVGRLAPEKQVDRLAALAGRPGIRVVVVGDGPELAALREQLPGAAFLGAKYGDELSKAYASLDVFVHTGPHETFCQAVQEAMASGLPVLAPDAGGPKDLVLPGRTGYLLPAEREQFGPALVAKVDALRDPALRARLGEKARKVVLGRTWPAVCGELMGHYEAVRGRAARAA, via the coding sequence GTGACCAACTCCGTCCTGCGGGTCGTCGAGCATCTGCGCGAACGCGCGCACGACGTGCTGATCATCGCCCCCGGCCCCGGCCCGGACTCCTACCGCGGCGCGCCGGTCGTCCGGATCCCGGCGCTCGACGTCCCCGGCGTCAACTCCCTGCCGATCGGCCTGCCGACGCGCACGGTGCTGAACGCGCTCACCGCGTTCGGCCCGGACGTCGTGCACCTGGCGTCGCCGTTCGTCGTCGGCGCGCGCGGGCTGGCCGCGGCGCGGCGGCTGCGCGTCCCGGCCATCGCCGTCTACCAGACCGACATCGCCGGGTTCGCCGCCGCGTACGGCTTCGGCATCGCCGCGCGGGCCGCGTGGCGCTGGGTGCGGCGGCTGCACTCCCGCGCCGACCGGACGCTCGCGCCCTCCAGCGACGCGGTCGAGCAGCTGGAGCTGCACGGCGTCCCGCGCGTGCACCGCTGGGCGCGCGGCGTCGACATCGAGCGGTTCTCCCCGGCACACGCCGATCCGGCCCTGCGGGCCCAGCTGGCGCCGGACGGGGAGCTGCTGGTCGGGTTCGTCGGCAGGCTGGCGCCCGAAAAGCAGGTCGACCGGCTGGCCGCGCTCGCCGGACGCCCGGGGATCCGCGTGGTCGTCGTCGGCGACGGCCCCGAGCTGGCGGCCCTGCGCGAACAGCTGCCCGGCGCGGCCTTCCTCGGCGCGAAGTACGGCGACGAGCTCTCCAAGGCGTACGCGAGCTTGGACGTCTTCGTCCACACCGGCCCGCACGAGACGTTCTGCCAGGCGGTACAGGAGGCGATGGCGTCGGGCCTGCCGGTGCTCGCACCGGACGCGGGTGGCCCGAAGGATCTCGTCCTGCCCGGCCGGACCGGCTACCTGCTGCCTGCCGAACGCGAGCAGTTCGGCCCGGCGCTCGTCGCGAAGGTCGACGCCCTGCGCGACCCCGCGCTGCGGGCGCGCCTCGGCGAGAAGGCGCGCAAGGTCGTGCTGGGCCGGACCTGGCCCGCCGTCTGCGGCGAGCTGATGGGGCACTACGAAGCCGTGCGGGGCCGGGCCGCCCGCGCGGCCTGA
- a CDS encoding NADH-quinone oxidoreductase subunit C, which produces MSEKPETGGEQSSADRPETGLTAQGQGSAEAVVTGRERRGMFGVQGTGDTSGYGGVRLPAYSPAPAERPYGGWFDQFADEFYAALSDHKIPSEAILQTTVDRGEITFYVAREHLPAIAKVLRDDGGLRFELLSSVSGVDYGVDVPQRLHAVYHFTSLTYRRRIRLEVTLDIEDPHVPSLVGIYPTADWQERETWDMFGIVFDGHPALTRILMPDDWDGHPQRKDYPLGGIPVEYKGAEIPPPDQRRSYS; this is translated from the coding sequence ATGAGCGAGAAACCAGAGACCGGCGGCGAGCAGTCCAGCGCCGACCGTCCGGAAACGGGCCTCACCGCCCAGGGCCAGGGCTCGGCCGAAGCGGTCGTCACCGGCCGCGAACGCCGCGGCATGTTCGGCGTCCAGGGCACCGGTGACACCTCCGGCTACGGCGGCGTCCGGCTCCCGGCCTACAGCCCCGCGCCGGCCGAGCGCCCGTACGGCGGCTGGTTCGACCAGTTCGCCGACGAGTTCTACGCGGCCCTGTCGGACCACAAGATCCCGTCCGAAGCGATCCTGCAGACGACGGTCGACCGCGGCGAGATCACCTTCTACGTCGCCCGCGAGCACCTGCCCGCGATCGCGAAGGTGCTGCGCGACGACGGGGGCCTGCGGTTCGAGCTGCTGTCCTCGGTGTCCGGCGTGGACTACGGCGTCGACGTCCCGCAGCGGCTGCACGCGGTCTACCACTTCACGTCGCTGACCTACCGGCGCCGGATCCGCCTCGAGGTCACCCTCGACATCGAGGACCCGCACGTGCCGTCGCTGGTCGGGATCTACCCGACCGCCGACTGGCAGGAGCGGGAGACCTGGGACATGTTCGGCATCGTCTTCGACGGCCACCCGGCCCTGACCCGGATCCTCATGCCGGACGACTGGGACGGCCACCCCCAGCGCAAGGACTACCCGCTCGGCGGGATCCCGGTCGAATACAAGGGCGCGGAGATCCCGCCGCCGGACCAGCGGAGGTCGTACTCGTGA
- a CDS encoding geranylgeranyl reductase family protein → MSRRSPDQDAEVIVVGAGPAGSTVATYLARAGVDVLLLEKTEFPREKVCGDGLTPRGVKQLIDLGIDTSEEAGWVHSRGLRILTGDLTLELDWPDLTSYPPYGVSRTRHDFDDMLAKLAVKAGARLYERTTVTGAITSPAGRVVGVEAKVGPEKTVVHYRAPLVLACDGVSARLALSVGIQKNEKRPMGVAVRQYYKSPRHDDPFIEGHLELWDRSDPRNPKLLPGYGWAFPLGDGTVNVGLGMLSTSASFRNTDYRALLRQWLDGTPEEWGYREENAIGKVGGAGLPMGFNRTPHYRDGLLLLGDAGGMVSPFNGEGISAAMESAQIAAEVVVQALARREGPSRERALEAYPRAVGELMGGYYALGNVFAKIIGKPKIMHACTKYGLRVNKLLPLVYKGLSGCYDAKGGDGVDRLIAALARVTPSPR, encoded by the coding sequence ATGAGCCGTCGCAGCCCAGACCAGGACGCCGAAGTCATCGTCGTCGGCGCCGGACCCGCCGGGTCCACCGTGGCCACCTACCTGGCCCGCGCGGGCGTCGACGTCCTGCTGCTGGAGAAGACCGAGTTCCCGCGCGAGAAGGTCTGCGGCGACGGCCTGACCCCGCGCGGCGTCAAGCAGCTCATCGACCTGGGCATCGACACCAGCGAGGAAGCGGGCTGGGTGCACAGCCGCGGCCTGCGGATCCTCACCGGCGACCTGACGCTGGAGCTGGACTGGCCGGACCTGACCAGCTACCCGCCCTACGGCGTCTCCCGCACCCGCCACGACTTCGACGACATGCTCGCCAAGCTCGCCGTGAAGGCCGGTGCGCGGCTCTACGAGCGCACCACGGTCACCGGCGCGATCACCAGCCCGGCCGGGCGCGTGGTCGGCGTCGAGGCGAAGGTCGGGCCGGAGAAGACGGTCGTGCACTACCGCGCGCCGCTGGTCCTGGCCTGCGACGGCGTGTCCGCACGGCTCGCGCTGAGCGTCGGCATCCAGAAGAACGAGAAGCGCCCGATGGGTGTCGCGGTGCGCCAGTACTACAAGAGCCCGCGGCACGACGACCCGTTCATCGAGGGCCACCTCGAGCTGTGGGACCGCTCGGACCCGCGGAACCCGAAGCTGCTTCCGGGCTACGGCTGGGCGTTCCCGCTCGGCGATGGCACGGTCAACGTCGGCCTCGGCATGCTCTCGACGTCGGCGTCGTTCCGGAACACCGACTACCGCGCGCTGCTGCGCCAGTGGCTCGACGGCACGCCCGAGGAGTGGGGCTACCGCGAGGAGAACGCGATCGGCAAGGTCGGCGGCGCGGGGTTGCCGATGGGCTTCAACCGCACCCCGCACTACCGCGACGGCCTGCTGCTGCTCGGCGACGCGGGCGGCATGGTGAGCCCGTTCAACGGCGAAGGCATCTCGGCCGCGATGGAGTCAGCGCAGATCGCCGCGGAGGTCGTCGTGCAGGCCCTGGCGCGGCGCGAAGGGCCTTCGCGGGAGCGGGCGCTGGAGGCGTACCCGCGTGCGGTCGGCGAGCTGATGGGCGGCTACTACGCGCTGGGCAACGTGTTCGCGAAGATCATCGGCAAGCCGAAGATCATGCACGCCTGCACCAAGTACGGGCTGCGCGTCAACAAGCTCCTGCCGCTGGTCTACAAGGGCCTGTCCGGCTGCTACGACGCCAAGGGCGGCGACGGCGTCGACCGCCTCATCGCGGCGCTGGCCCGCGTCACCCCCTCCCCGCGCTGA
- the nuoE gene encoding NADH-quinone oxidoreductase subunit NuoE, translating into MTTAVPEPGPNYADTTYAAASADTDVVAIAPDPEVAAGIVTETPLEDIFDADIHAKAQELIARYPMSRSALLPMLHLVQSVQGYVSQEGIAFCAKQLDLSDAEVSAVATFYTMYKRKPCGEHLVSVCTNTLCAAMGGDAIYKKLQTHLGSEENPLGHNETAGTPNEPGSITLEHAECLAACDLAPVIQVNYEYFDNQTEEKAVALVDALRAGKKPAPTRGAPLTNFKGAELQLAGFFPEDEAAYRRDVDGPSQAVETLRGAKLAQERGWVAPAAQDVPLPEVEKK; encoded by the coding sequence ATGACCACAGCAGTTCCCGAGCCAGGGCCGAACTACGCGGACACGACGTACGCGGCGGCTTCGGCCGACACCGACGTCGTCGCCATCGCGCCGGACCCCGAAGTGGCCGCCGGGATCGTCACCGAGACGCCGCTGGAAGACATCTTCGACGCGGACATCCACGCCAAGGCGCAGGAGCTGATCGCGCGCTACCCGATGTCCCGGTCGGCGCTGCTGCCGATGCTGCACCTCGTGCAGTCCGTGCAGGGGTACGTCAGCCAGGAGGGCATCGCGTTCTGCGCGAAGCAGCTCGACCTGTCCGACGCCGAGGTCAGCGCGGTCGCGACGTTCTACACCATGTACAAGCGCAAGCCGTGCGGCGAACACCTCGTGAGCGTCTGCACCAACACGCTGTGCGCGGCCATGGGCGGCGACGCGATCTACAAGAAGCTCCAGACGCACCTCGGCTCCGAGGAAAACCCGCTGGGGCACAACGAAACCGCTGGCACGCCGAACGAGCCGGGCTCGATCACCCTCGAGCACGCCGAGTGCCTGGCGGCCTGCGACCTCGCGCCGGTCATCCAGGTCAACTACGAGTACTTCGACAACCAGACCGAGGAGAAGGCCGTCGCGCTGGTCGACGCGCTGCGGGCGGGCAAGAAGCCCGCCCCGACGCGCGGCGCTCCGCTGACGAACTTCAAGGGCGCCGAGCTGCAGCTCGCCGGGTTCTTCCCGGAGGACGAGGCGGCCTACCGCAGGGACGTCGACGGCCCGTCGCAGGCCGTCGAGACACTGCGGGGCGCGAAGCTCGCGCAGGAGCGCGGCTGGGTCGCCCCGGCCGCACAAGACGTCCCGCTTCCCGAAGTGGAGAAGAAGTAA
- a CDS encoding NuoB/complex I 20 kDa subunit family protein, with protein MGLEEKLPNGILLASLEGLVNWARKNSLWPATFGLACCAIEMMTVGGSRYDIARFGMERFSATPRQADLMIVAGRVTQKMAPVLRQIYDQMADPKWVLAMGVCASSGGMFNNYAVVQGVDHIVPVDMYLPGCPPRPEMLLDAILKLHAKIQDEPINARRAAIRAASGARTELVPSSIKYAKK; from the coding sequence ATGGGCCTCGAAGAGAAACTCCCCAACGGCATCCTGCTGGCCAGCCTCGAAGGCCTCGTCAACTGGGCGCGCAAGAACTCGCTCTGGCCCGCGACCTTCGGCCTCGCCTGCTGCGCGATCGAGATGATGACGGTCGGCGGCTCCCGCTACGACATCGCCCGCTTCGGCATGGAGCGCTTCAGCGCGACGCCGCGGCAGGCCGACCTGATGATCGTCGCCGGGCGCGTCACGCAGAAGATGGCCCCGGTCCTGCGGCAGATCTACGACCAGATGGCCGACCCGAAGTGGGTGCTCGCCATGGGTGTCTGCGCCTCCTCCGGCGGCATGTTCAACAACTACGCCGTGGTCCAGGGCGTCGACCACATCGTGCCGGTCGACATGTACCTGCCCGGCTGCCCGCCGCGGCCGGAGATGCTGCTGGACGCGATCCTCAAGCTGCACGCCAAGATCCAGGACGAGCCGATCAACGCCCGCCGCGCCGCCATCCGCGCGGCCAGCGGGGCGCGCACCGAGCTCGTCCCGTCGTCGATCAAGTACGCGAAGAAGTAG
- a CDS encoding inositol monophosphatase family protein, translating to MTLLSSRPPRPVEPGLLSRALEVAGRLANDATDVITATAGRGAHPSTLDSPFDWVTDTDRILERHTRRVLTAEFPGIPVVGHEFGADHGADVAEYRWVVDSVDGTANYVAGVPWCAYSLALVDAAGPVVGVVADPYRAQIYAAARGRGARANGKPVHLTDRCATAGALVCTEFARRGPWPGMGGFIERAAAAHAGVRVLGSAALSIAQVALGHAAAAVLHSYHEWDVAGSVAMAIEAGAVVLDKHGEDAALPTDGLLVAAPGVADEVLGWWQETAHAG from the coding sequence ATGACCCTCTTGTCCTCCCGGCCGCCGCGGCCCGTCGAGCCCGGCCTGCTGTCGAGGGCGCTCGAAGTGGCCGGACGGCTGGCCAACGACGCCACCGACGTGATCACCGCGACCGCCGGCCGCGGCGCCCACCCGTCGACGCTGGATTCGCCCTTCGACTGGGTCACCGACACCGACCGCATCCTGGAGCGGCACACCCGGCGCGTGCTGACCGCGGAGTTCCCGGGCATCCCGGTGGTGGGCCACGAGTTCGGCGCCGACCACGGCGCGGACGTCGCCGAGTACCGCTGGGTGGTGGACTCGGTGGACGGCACGGCGAACTACGTGGCGGGCGTGCCGTGGTGCGCGTACAGCCTGGCGCTGGTGGACGCGGCGGGCCCGGTGGTGGGGGTGGTGGCGGACCCGTACCGCGCCCAGATCTACGCGGCGGCACGCGGCCGCGGAGCACGGGCGAACGGCAAGCCGGTCCACCTGACCGACCGCTGCGCGACGGCGGGAGCGCTGGTGTGCACGGAGTTCGCCCGCCGCGGCCCATGGCCGGGAATGGGCGGCTTCATCGAACGCGCGGCAGCGGCCCACGCAGGGGTCCGGGTACTGGGCTCGGCGGCACTGTCGATCGCCCAGGTGGCACTGGGCCACGCGGCGGCGGCGGTACTGCACAGCTACCACGAGTGGGACGTGGCGGGCTCGGTGGCGATGGCGATCGAGGCGGGCGCGGTGGTGCTGGACAAGCACGGAGAGGACGCGGCACTGCCCACGGACGGCCTCCTGGTGGCGGCCCCGGGAGTGGCGGACGAGGTACTGGGCTGGTGGCAGGAAACGGCCCACGCGGGCTGA
- a CDS encoding glycosyltransferase: MHIVQLANFYGPRSGGLRTALHHLGAGYVASGHEVTLVVPGTRYADEVLPTGVRRFSLPAPKIPGTGGYRAIDPHRVRAVLRRLGPDRLEVSDRLTLRGMGGWARRHGVPSTVISHERLDRLLEQFLLPAPLARRVADVANHRMAASYDTVVCTTAFARAEFDRIAAPNVRRVPLGVDLATFRPARRDSGWRTDLAGGSDALLVHCGRLSPEKHVERSVDTVAELTESGVRVRLVVAGDGPRRRALERRARGLPVTFLGFLSGRDDVARLLASADVSLAPGPHETFGLAALEALASGTPVVVSASSALREIVRPGCGAAVDDHAPAFATAVTDLLDSPEDLRRAAARARAEEFTWPAAVAGMLATFR, from the coding sequence ATGCACATCGTCCAGCTCGCGAACTTCTACGGGCCACGCTCGGGCGGGCTGCGCACCGCACTGCACCACCTCGGCGCCGGCTACGTCGCGAGCGGCCACGAGGTCACGCTCGTCGTGCCGGGCACGCGCTACGCCGACGAGGTCCTGCCGACCGGTGTGCGCCGGTTTTCCCTGCCCGCGCCCAAGATCCCGGGCACCGGCGGCTACCGCGCGATCGACCCGCACCGCGTCCGCGCCGTGCTGCGCAGGCTCGGACCGGACCGCCTGGAGGTCTCGGACCGGTTGACGCTGCGGGGGATGGGCGGCTGGGCGCGGCGGCACGGCGTGCCCAGCACGGTCATCTCCCACGAGCGCCTCGACCGGCTGCTGGAGCAGTTCCTGCTGCCCGCGCCGCTCGCGCGCCGCGTCGCCGACGTCGCGAACCACCGGATGGCCGCGAGCTACGACACGGTGGTGTGCACGACGGCGTTCGCGCGCGCGGAGTTCGACCGGATCGCCGCGCCGAACGTCCGCCGCGTGCCGCTCGGCGTCGACCTCGCGACGTTCCGGCCCGCCAGGCGCGACTCCGGCTGGCGCACCGACCTCGCCGGCGGCTCGGACGCCCTGCTCGTCCACTGCGGACGGCTGTCGCCGGAGAAGCACGTGGAGCGCAGCGTGGACACCGTCGCGGAACTGACGGAGTCGGGCGTTCGGGTCCGGCTGGTGGTGGCGGGCGACGGCCCGCGCCGACGGGCGCTGGAGCGCCGGGCGCGCGGCCTGCCGGTGACGTTCCTGGGGTTCCTGTCCGGTCGCGACGACGTCGCCCGGCTGCTGGCCAGTGCGGACGTCTCGCTGGCGCCGGGGCCGCACGAGACGTTCGGGCTCGCCGCGCTGGAGGCGCTGGCGTCCGGGACGCCGGTGGTGGTGTCGGCGTCGTCGGCGCTGCGGGAGATCGTGCGGCCGGGCTGTGGCGCGGCGGTCGACGACCACGCGCCCGCCTTCGCCACGGCCGTGACGGACCTGCTCGACAGCCCGGAGGACCTGCGAAGGGCGGCCGCGCGGGCGAGGGCGGAGGAGTTCACCTGGCCCGCCGCGGTGGCGGGCATGCTGGCCACGTTCCGCTGA
- a CDS encoding demethylmenaquinone methyltransferase: MSRASLDKDPHEVAAMFDGVASGYDRANSFMTFGFDRRWRTTTARVLDARRGEKVLDLAAGTGVSTVEYARGGAWCLAADFSFGMLRAGKHRNVPMVAADALHLPFADESFDAVTISLALRNFVDPKAALTEIARVVKPGGRLVICEVSTPPFAPIRFIHRKFVLRLLTWVGSRTSSNPEAYKYLAESMLTWPDQRTLGEIIAGAGWTDVEWLNLTFGVVAIHRARKPA; encoded by the coding sequence ATGTCACGCGCAAGCCTGGACAAGGACCCGCACGAAGTCGCCGCGATGTTCGACGGCGTCGCGTCCGGGTACGACCGGGCGAACTCGTTCATGACCTTCGGCTTCGACCGGCGCTGGCGCACCACCACCGCCCGTGTGCTCGACGCGCGCCGCGGCGAGAAGGTCCTGGACCTCGCCGCCGGCACCGGGGTGTCCACCGTCGAGTACGCCCGGGGCGGCGCCTGGTGCCTGGCCGCGGACTTCTCGTTCGGCATGCTCCGCGCGGGCAAGCACCGGAACGTGCCGATGGTCGCGGCGGACGCGCTGCACCTGCCGTTCGCCGACGAGAGCTTCGACGCCGTGACGATCTCCCTCGCGCTGCGCAACTTCGTCGACCCGAAGGCCGCGCTCACCGAGATCGCCCGGGTGGTCAAGCCCGGCGGCCGCCTGGTCATCTGCGAGGTCTCGACGCCGCCGTTCGCACCGATCCGGTTCATCCACCGGAAGTTCGTCCTGCGCCTGCTCACCTGGGTCGGCAGCCGGACGTCGTCGAACCCGGAGGCGTACAAGTACCTGGCCGAGTCCATGCTCACCTGGCCCGACCAGCGCACGCTCGGCGAGATCATCGCCGGCGCGGGCTGGACGGACGTCGAGTGGTTGAACCTCACATTCGGGGTCGTGGCGATCCACCGCGCGCGAAAGCCCGCATAA